A part of Gossypium hirsutum isolate 1008001.06 chromosome A07, Gossypium_hirsutum_v2.1, whole genome shotgun sequence genomic DNA contains:
- the LOC107926712 gene encoding disease resistance protein RPS2, with protein sequence MADNILASCISEIITQAGADVTNYARTKVNLSQSMEKNYEKLKNESVKLQALRYDYEKEVQKHQMKKTTTSSYDVWLGSVNKTLENAKILEDRYQDDQKLSYRFIHLKRRSNYSGKLEKICEEIQKLVEEGKFLGGFLVDKPIEPVLKVNAPQIKGFPSLQRPLEQVLELLRNDKLKGIGIWGTLGVGKTTIMKNLNNHEEIAKMFDIVIWANVCSERSEEKLQEDISWRLKLKSEDVVHPEDVARTISEELKGKKYLLLLDEVMDSIELEDIGIPDNNNGSKVVFTTEFRHVCSSLADRLIEVRPLSPNEAWMMFQQMVSDVIDLPDIEPIARLVAKECDRLPLLIKTIAGAFKSKDSVSEWRKGLKDLQKWPEIEIPGLTELHSFLKFCYDQLKDDQKRKCFLYGALYPAESKIYTDYLLECWAAEGLVGGTNERRRFQDARDEGYDTLKHLTNVSLLEKGERMIYVSMNNSIRQVALYISSQDLDCKFFTGMSEDPSDLLEENDWQQSKRIAMIDKKLRDLPDSPDCSTLLSLLLQRNPNLTEIPQSFFEHMKTLLVLDLYGTGIESLPSSLAKLKCLKGLYLNNCIHLTVLPPEVGELFRLEVLDTRGCRICFIPSHIQKLVNLRCLRVSYYKSSNPNGCHDMDIDCNVIPFLAKLEELMIDVRSYDHWCKEVADIMSHVATLKNLTTLRICFPKSEVLKTFMQHSPSWKDRQQLTSFRFFVGCRNQKRPQILEYFKYKIDRYLGYCQGNHGDNSIICDLLPETDALELVEHKDITSLLDFVNVASFNRIRGCLIEKCNKMTTIADGDMVEGGIILPKLEQLHLTNLQSLQTVFRGTLSTESLSKLHTIVVSSCPMLRKLFSHGVIQQLSKLQKLVIQSCIEMEELIDEQVSTVFPTLETLILIEMPKLRTLSVDMSLTWPSLKELQVYKCPELKSLPFDKDNVAKLKSIETEKVWWEALYWPENGVKEKLQLICNLRD encoded by the exons ATGGCAGACAACATACTAGCTTCTTGCATCTCCGAAATCATAACGCAGGCTGGTGCAGATGTAACTAATTATGCTAGAACCAAGGTCAATTTATCGCAAAGCATGGAGAAAAACTACGAAAAGTTGAAAAACGAATCGGTGAAGCTCCAGGCTTTGAGGTATGATTACGAGAAGGAAGTCCAAAAACATCAAATGAAGAAGACAACTACTAGCAGTTACGATGTGTGGCTTGGCAGTGTTAACAAGACACTTGAGAATGCAAAGATATTGGAAGATCGATACCAAGACGATCAAAAGCTTTCATACCGGTTCATTCATCTCAAGCGACGATCGAATTATAGTGGGAAATTGGAGAAAATATGTGAAGAAATTCAGAAACTTGTGGAAGAAGGCAAGTTTCTTGGAGGTTTTTTGGTTGATAAGCCGATTGAACCTGTTTTAAAGGTGAATGCACCTCAGATCAAAGGGTTTCCTAGTCTTCAGAGGCCATTGGAGCAAGTATTGGAGCTTTTAAGAAATGATAAATTGAAAGGTATTGGTATTTGGGGTACATTAGGAGTAGGGAAAACAACAATAATGAAGAACTTGAATAACCATGAAGAAATCGCCAAAATGTTCGATATAGTTATTTGGGCGAATGTTTGTAGTGAAAGGAGTGAAGAGAAGTTGCAGGAGGATATTTCGTGGCGACTTAAGTTAAAATCGGAAGACGTTGTACATCCCGAGGATGTGGCGAGAACGATATCGGAAGAGTTGAAAGGCAAGAAGTATTTGCTGCTTTTGGATGAGGTGATGGACTCAATTGAGTTGGAAGATATTGGAATCCCAGACAACAATAATGGTAGCAAAGTGGTGTTTACGACTGAATTTCGTCATGTTTGTTCTTCGCTGGCAGATAGATTGATCGAGGTTCGACCTCTGTCACCAAATGAGGCATGGATGATGTTTCAGCAGATGGTAAGTGATGTTATAGATCTTCCTGATATCGAACCGATTGCTCGGCTTGTAGCTAAAGAATGTGATCGACTTCCACTTCTGATCAAGACAATTGCAGGCGCTTTCAAGTCAAAAGATAGTGTTTCTGAATGGAGGAAAGGATTAAAAGACCTACAAAAATGGCCCGAGATCGAGATCCCTGGCTTAACGGAACTGCATTCATTCTTGAAGTTCTGTTATGATCAACTAAAAGATGATCAGAAAAGAAAATGCTTCTTATATGGTGCATTGTATCCAGCTGAGAGTAAGATTTATACTGACTATTTACTTGAGTGTTGGGCTGCCGAAGGACTTGTTGGCGGCACTAATGAGCGGAGGAGATTCCAGGATGCACGCGACGAAGGGTACGACACATTGAAGCATTTGACTAATGTATCATTGCTAGAGAAAGGCGAAAGGATGATTTACGTTTCGATGAACAACAGCATTCGACAGGTCGCATTGTACATTTCGTCGCAAGATCTGGATTGTAAGTTTTTCACCGGAATGAGTGAAGATCCATCGGATTTGTTAGAAGAAAATGATTGGCAACAATCTAAGAGGATTGCCATGATCGACAAAAAGTTACGAGACTTGCCTGATAGCCCGGATTGTAGCACACTTTTGTCACTATTACTGCAGAGAAATCCAAATTTGACTGAAATCCCACAATCTTTCTTTGAGCATATGAAGACACTGTTGGTTTTGGATCTATATGGAACTGGGATTGAATCACTTCCATCATCTTTAGCGAAGTTAAAATGTCTCAAGGGGCTTTACTTAAACAATTGCATCCATTTAACAGTGTTGCCGCCTGAAGTCGGAGAACTTTTTCGCCTCGAGGTGCTCGATACTAGAGGCTGCAGGATATGTTTCATTCCGTCTCATATCCAAAAACTGGTGAACTTAAGGTGCTTGAGAGTGTCTTACTATAAATCTAGCAATCCCAATGGCTGTCATGATATGGACATCGATTGCAATGTGATTCCCTTTCTTGCCAAACTCGAAGAACTAATGATCGACGTGCGTTCTTACGATCATTGGTGCAAGGAAGTTGCAGATATAATGAGTCACGTTGCTACCTTGAAGAATCTAACTACTCTTCGGATTTGCTTCCCGAAATCAGAAGTTCTCAAGACATTTATGCAGCATAGTCCATCATGGAAGGACCGGCAACAATTGACTTCCTTCCGGTTCTTTGTTGGTTGCCGAAACCAGAAACGTCCTCAAATCCTCGAGTACTTTAAGTACAAAATCGATAGGTATTTAGGATATTGCCAAGGCAACCACGGGGATAACTCGATAATTTGTGATCTGCTTCCTGAAACTGATGCATTAGAATTGGTTGAACACAAAGATATCACAAGTCTACTGGATTTTGTGAATGTTGCTAGCTTTAACCGCATTCGTGGCTGTCTAATTGAAAAGTGTAACAAAATGACTACCATTGCAGACGGTGACATGGTCGAAGGTGGCATCATCCTACCGAAACTAGAACAACTGCATTTAACGAATTTGCAGAGTTTGCAAACCGTTTTTCGGGGCACCCTTTCGACTGAAAGCCTTTCCAAATTGCATACAATAGTGGTCTCAAGTTGTCCAATGTTGAGAAAACTTTTCTCTCACGGGGTGAttcaacaactatcaaaactcCAGAAACTAGTAATTCAAAGCTGCATCGAAATGGAAGAGCTAATCGATGAACAAGTTTCGACTGTGTTTCCGACTCTAGAGACTTTGATACTGATTGAGATGCCTAAGCTAAGGACATTATCGGTTGATATGTCATTAACTTGGCCTTCATTGAAAGAGCTTCAAGTTTACAAGTGTCCTGAATTGAAATCACTACCTTTTGATAAAGACAATGTAGCAAAACTGAAATCCATTGAAACAGAAAAGGTATGGTGGGAAGCATTATATTGGCCGGAAAACGGTGTCAAAGAAAAGCTGCAACTGATCTGCAATCTAAG ggattaa